One region of Sebastes fasciatus isolate fSebFas1 chromosome 1, fSebFas1.pri, whole genome shotgun sequence genomic DNA includes:
- the LOC141764036 gene encoding transmembrane protein 233 encodes MAPGVLNAQVKNSLSGNEYFDHGSIEEQESLPPLRSYLCLTILTCFCPAYPVNLVALVLSIMSRNSYYRGDYDGSRRLGRSALYVAVASVIIGLLIIAISCIVHFTNDDV; translated from the exons ATGGCTCCTGGAGTGCTTAATGCACAAGTTAAAAATTCCCTGAGTGGGAATGAATATTTCGACCACGGTTCTATAGAGGAACAGGAATCTCTACCTCCGCTCCGCAGCTACCTTTGCTTGACTATTCTCACCTGCTTTTGTCCTGCATACCCCGTCAACCTTGTGGCCCTGGTCTTGTCTATCATG TCTAGGAACAGCTATTATCGCGGTGACTACGATGGTTCGAGGCGGCTGGGCAGGAGCGCTCTCTATGTCGCTGTTGCCTCCGTCATCATCGGCCTTCTCATCATCGCCATCTCCTGCATCGTTCATTTTACCAAT gaTGATGTTTAG